In the genome of Candoia aspera isolate rCanAsp1 chromosome 1, rCanAsp1.hap2, whole genome shotgun sequence, one region contains:
- the ZBTB25 gene encoding zinc finger and BTB domain-containing protein 25 isoform X1 codes for MDTASHSLILLQQLNMQREFGFLCDCTVAIGDVYFKAHRAVLAAFSNYFKMIFIHQTSSECIKIQPTDIQPDIFSYLLHIMYTGKGPKQMVSHTRLEEGIRFLHADYLSRMAIEMNQMLSPEVVQSSNLYGIQISTTHKAVKENLQAKENLTSIGSRATNQGDHPQLQLSLAIGLDDGSLDPQVSHPSAKTAVKPAEEAANPPVTIKQEKTDPEPVVSQSHTSSSPNLRGPVFSKENLKVHLCQYCGEHFESRSTLCEHLFTHVSGSLPFRVPTSILESNNLSQLQPLSENREAAESHRLSSFLQKENEHYSEYPTHPNLEALPIGQLSLVSKDTEPVELNCNFSFSRKRKISCTVCGHKFLRKNQLLEHMYTHKGKHFKFGRCQRVGGTAAIKFQPYGDNWIPGMVKSGTLSQAHVESQNALDPDLSQESIDTILVE; via the exons ATGGATACGGCAAGCCACAGCCTGATCCTCCTACAACAGCTAAACATGCAGCGAGAATTTGGCTTTCTCTGTGACTGCACAGTTGCCATTGGCGATGTCTACTTCAAAGCTCATCGAGCTGTCCTGGCTGCTTTTTCCAACTATTTTAAGATGATATTCATTCATCAGACAAG CAGTGAATGCATAAAGATTCAGCCCACTGATATCCAACCTGACATATTCAGCTACTTGCTGCATATAATGTACACTGGCAAAGGACCTAAACAGATGGTCAGTCATACGCGGCTAGAGGAAGGCATCCGTTTCCTGCATGCTGACTACCTTTCCCGCATGGCAATTGAAATGAACCAGATGCTTTCTCCAGAGGTTGTGCAGTCTTCAAATCTTTATGGGATTCAGATCTCAACCACGCACAAGGCTGTGAAGGAGAACCTCCAAGCAAAGGAAAATTTAACCAGTATTGGCAGCAGAGCCACTAATCAGGGAGATCATCCTCAGCTCCAGCTGTCTCTGGCAATTGGGCTGGATGATGGGTCTTTGGACCCACAGGTTTCTCATCCTTCTGCCAAGACAGCTGTGAAACCAGCAGAGGAGGCTGCAAATCCACCTGTGACTATAAAACAGGAGAAGACTGACCCAGAACCAGTTGTGTCTCAGAGTCACACATCATCGTCCCCAAATCTCAGGGGTCCGGTCTTTTCGAAAGAAAACCTCAAAGTTCATTTATGCCAGTATTGTGGGGAGCATTTTGAATCCCGGAGCACTTTGTGTGAACACCTGTTTACTCACGTGTCGGGATCATTGCCCTTCAGGGTTCCGACCTCCATCCTGGAAAGCAATAACCTTAGCCAGCTCCAGCCTCTCAGTGAAAATCGTGAAGCTGCTGAAAGTCACCGGCTCAGCTCCTTCCTTCAGAAAGAGAATGAGCACTACTCCGAATATCCTACCCACCCCAACCTAGAGGCACTGCCGATTGGCCAGCTGTCACTGGTATCCAAGGACACAGAACCTGTGGAACTAAACtgcaacttttctttttcacGGAAAAGAAAGATCAGCTGCACTGTCTGTGGTCACAAATTTCTCCGAAAAAACCAGCTTCTTgaacacatgtatacacacaaagGTAAACACTTCAAATTTGGCCGATGCCAGAGGGTTGGTGGCACGGCAGCCATCAAGTTTCAGCCATATGGTGACAACTGGATCCCAGGTATGGTGAAAAGTGGCACCCTCTCGCAAGCTCATGTGGAGTCACAAAATGCATTAGATCCTGACCTCTCTCAAGAGAGCATTGACACTATACTTGTGGAAtag
- the ZBTB25 gene encoding zinc finger and BTB domain-containing protein 25 isoform X2 — MDTASHSLILLQQLNMQREFGFLCDCTVAIGDVYFKAHRAVLAAFSNYFKMIFIHQTSECIKIQPTDIQPDIFSYLLHIMYTGKGPKQMVSHTRLEEGIRFLHADYLSRMAIEMNQMLSPEVVQSSNLYGIQISTTHKAVKENLQAKENLTSIGSRATNQGDHPQLQLSLAIGLDDGSLDPQVSHPSAKTAVKPAEEAANPPVTIKQEKTDPEPVVSQSHTSSSPNLRGPVFSKENLKVHLCQYCGEHFESRSTLCEHLFTHVSGSLPFRVPTSILESNNLSQLQPLSENREAAESHRLSSFLQKENEHYSEYPTHPNLEALPIGQLSLVSKDTEPVELNCNFSFSRKRKISCTVCGHKFLRKNQLLEHMYTHKGKHFKFGRCQRVGGTAAIKFQPYGDNWIPGMVKSGTLSQAHVESQNALDPDLSQESIDTILVE, encoded by the exons ATGGATACGGCAAGCCACAGCCTGATCCTCCTACAACAGCTAAACATGCAGCGAGAATTTGGCTTTCTCTGTGACTGCACAGTTGCCATTGGCGATGTCTACTTCAAAGCTCATCGAGCTGTCCTGGCTGCTTTTTCCAACTATTTTAAGATGATATTCATTCATCAGACAAG TGAATGCATAAAGATTCAGCCCACTGATATCCAACCTGACATATTCAGCTACTTGCTGCATATAATGTACACTGGCAAAGGACCTAAACAGATGGTCAGTCATACGCGGCTAGAGGAAGGCATCCGTTTCCTGCATGCTGACTACCTTTCCCGCATGGCAATTGAAATGAACCAGATGCTTTCTCCAGAGGTTGTGCAGTCTTCAAATCTTTATGGGATTCAGATCTCAACCACGCACAAGGCTGTGAAGGAGAACCTCCAAGCAAAGGAAAATTTAACCAGTATTGGCAGCAGAGCCACTAATCAGGGAGATCATCCTCAGCTCCAGCTGTCTCTGGCAATTGGGCTGGATGATGGGTCTTTGGACCCACAGGTTTCTCATCCTTCTGCCAAGACAGCTGTGAAACCAGCAGAGGAGGCTGCAAATCCACCTGTGACTATAAAACAGGAGAAGACTGACCCAGAACCAGTTGTGTCTCAGAGTCACACATCATCGTCCCCAAATCTCAGGGGTCCGGTCTTTTCGAAAGAAAACCTCAAAGTTCATTTATGCCAGTATTGTGGGGAGCATTTTGAATCCCGGAGCACTTTGTGTGAACACCTGTTTACTCACGTGTCGGGATCATTGCCCTTCAGGGTTCCGACCTCCATCCTGGAAAGCAATAACCTTAGCCAGCTCCAGCCTCTCAGTGAAAATCGTGAAGCTGCTGAAAGTCACCGGCTCAGCTCCTTCCTTCAGAAAGAGAATGAGCACTACTCCGAATATCCTACCCACCCCAACCTAGAGGCACTGCCGATTGGCCAGCTGTCACTGGTATCCAAGGACACAGAACCTGTGGAACTAAACtgcaacttttctttttcacGGAAAAGAAAGATCAGCTGCACTGTCTGTGGTCACAAATTTCTCCGAAAAAACCAGCTTCTTgaacacatgtatacacacaaagGTAAACACTTCAAATTTGGCCGATGCCAGAGGGTTGGTGGCACGGCAGCCATCAAGTTTCAGCCATATGGTGACAACTGGATCCCAGGTATGGTGAAAAGTGGCACCCTCTCGCAAGCTCATGTGGAGTCACAAAATGCATTAGATCCTGACCTCTCTCAAGAGAGCATTGACACTATACTTGTGGAAtag